In one window of Deltaproteobacteria bacterium DNA:
- the ribD gene encoding bifunctional diaminohydroxyphosphoribosylaminopyrimidine deaminase/5-amino-6-(5-phosphoribosylamino)uracil reductase RibD, with product MPFPSPEFMRTALLLARKGVGRTSPNPAVGAVLVRGGKVVGKGYHRAAGLPHAEVEAIRDAGPAAAGSDLYVTLEPCCRTGRTGPCTDAILSAGIRRVAAAMKDPNPGVSGRGLAILEKAGLAVSSGLFEAEARALNLPYMRWIVSGKPYVTLKLAMSLDGKIAAYTGSSRWISGERSREWVHRMRAGTDAVLVGGETFRKDDPLLTSRIRKGKDPKRVILTSRPGLLSGKRILRAGTGEVLVVCPKEVPARDAERAASLGVRVIRLPARNGKISAEAFLRAMGKEGVASLLVEGGGKTAGWLVKAGAVDRFVFFVAPLLLGDGVPAITGFGSLTIAGGRKLSIAEVRRMGEDLMVTAFPAEGKDR from the coding sequence ATGCCGTTTCCCTCCCCCGAATTCATGCGGACGGCGCTCCTCCTGGCGCGGAAGGGCGTCGGCCGCACCTCTCCGAACCCGGCGGTGGGGGCGGTTCTGGTTCGCGGCGGCAAGGTCGTCGGGAAAGGATACCACCGGGCGGCGGGACTGCCGCACGCGGAAGTCGAAGCGATCCGCGACGCGGGACCGGCTGCCGCCGGGTCAGATCTCTACGTGACTCTGGAGCCATGCTGCCGCACCGGCCGCACCGGCCCGTGCACCGATGCGATCCTCTCAGCGGGGATCCGCAGGGTCGCTGCCGCCATGAAGGACCCGAACCCCGGGGTTTCCGGCCGGGGCCTGGCGATCCTCGAAAAAGCGGGGCTGGCGGTTTCGTCCGGGCTTTTCGAAGCGGAAGCGCGCGCGCTGAACCTGCCTTACATGCGATGGATCGTATCGGGGAAGCCCTACGTCACGTTGAAGCTGGCGATGTCGCTCGACGGAAAGATCGCCGCGTACACCGGGTCGTCGCGCTGGATCAGCGGCGAGCGGTCGCGGGAATGGGTCCACCGGATGCGGGCCGGGACGGACGCCGTGCTTGTGGGCGGAGAGACGTTCCGCAAGGACGACCCGCTTCTGACGTCGCGCATACGCAAGGGAAAGGACCCGAAACGTGTTATCCTCACGTCGCGGCCTGGCCTCCTTTCCGGCAAGCGGATACTGCGCGCCGGGACGGGAGAGGTGCTTGTCGTCTGCCCGAAGGAGGTGCCCGCACGCGACGCGGAACGGGCGGCATCCCTCGGAGTGCGCGTGATCAGGCTTCCCGCCAGGAACGGAAAAATTTCCGCGGAAGCGTTCCTGCGTGCTATGGGGAAGGAAGGGGTCGCTTCCCTGCTCGTCGAAGGCGGGGGGAAGACGGCGGGCTGGCTGGTGAAGGCGGGCGCCGTAGACCGGTTCGTCTTTTTCGTCGCCCCGCTGCTGCTGGGCGACGGAGTGCCGGCTATCACGGGTTTCGGGTCGCTCACGATCGCCGGGGGCAGGAAGCTTTCGATCGCGGAAGTCCGCCGTATGGGAGAAGATTTGATGGTGACGGCGTTTCCTGCGGAAGGGAAGGACAGGTAG
- a CDS encoding riboflavin synthase — protein sequence MFTGIVEDVGAVVSFSPKGTGAVIDISTALPLGDIATGDSVSVSGACLTVTRKGGRSISADVSAETLSRTTIGRMRAGVRVNLERAMAVSGRLGGHLVYGHVDGTGTVREIRSSGDSRVFHIHADPSIMKYVVFKGAVAVDGVSLTVSATRPDGFEVAMIPLTLERTTFGAARQGDTVNVETDIVGKYVLRFLEGKSSGISEDFLKKHGFA from the coding sequence ATGTTCACCGGAATCGTGGAAGACGTCGGAGCGGTCGTGTCTTTCTCTCCGAAGGGGACGGGCGCCGTGATCGACATCTCCACCGCGTTGCCCCTTGGCGATATCGCGACGGGGGATTCGGTTTCCGTATCGGGCGCCTGCCTCACCGTGACGCGAAAAGGAGGGAGGAGCATTTCCGCCGACGTCTCCGCGGAGACCCTTTCCCGTACGACGATCGGAAGGATGCGCGCGGGCGTGCGGGTCAACCTCGAGCGGGCGATGGCGGTTTCCGGCCGGCTGGGGGGGCACCTCGTGTACGGGCACGTGGACGGCACGGGAACGGTGCGTGAAATCCGGTCTTCGGGGGATTCGCGGGTATTCCATATACATGCCGATCCTTCTATAATGAAGTACGTTGTCTTCAAGGGAGCCGTGGCCGTGGACGGCGTAAGCCTCACGGTCAGCGCGACCCGCCCCGACGGGTTCGAAGTGGCCATGATTCCCCTTACCCTTGAACGGACCACTTTCGGCGCCGCGCGGCAGGGAGACACGGTGAACGTGGAGACGGATATCGTGGGGAAATACGTCCTGCGGTTCCTGGAAGGCAAGAGCTCCGGCATATCCGAGGATTTTCTCAAAAAACACGGATTCGCGTGA
- the nrdR gene encoding transcriptional repressor NrdR, giving the protein MKCPRCGQVDNKVVDSRAGKDGDVIRRRRECLSCRRRFTTYERIEEELPLVVKRDGRREPFDRQKILTGILKACEKRPISYSTIEKVVDGLEAELQASGEKEISSVEIGGRVMAELLKLDNVAYVRFASVYRQFKDLSQFVEEIKTLISETPDRPPKA; this is encoded by the coding sequence GTGAAGTGCCCCCGCTGCGGACAGGTCGACAACAAGGTGGTCGACTCCCGCGCGGGAAAGGACGGAGACGTGATCCGGCGGCGCCGCGAATGTCTTTCCTGCCGGCGAAGGTTCACCACCTATGAGCGCATCGAGGAAGAGCTTCCGCTGGTCGTAAAGCGCGACGGCCGGAGAGAGCCGTTCGACCGGCAGAAAATCCTGACAGGCATCCTTAAGGCGTGCGAGAAGCGGCCCATCAGCTATTCGACCATCGAGAAGGTCGTGGACGGCCTCGAAGCGGAGCTACAGGCATCGGGCGAAAAGGAGATTTCATCGGTGGAAATCGGCGGGCGGGTCATGGCCGAGTTGTTGAAACTGGACAACGTGGCGTACGTCCGGTTCGCCTCCGTGTACCGGCAGTTCAAGGATTTGAGCCAGTTCGTCGAAGAGATCAAGACGCTCATCTCCGAGACGCCCGACCGGCCGCCCAAGGCCTGA
- a CDS encoding cytidine/deoxycytidylate deaminase family protein produces the protein MKTAPRVRPDWDTYFMDMAKLASRRSSCLRRAVGAVIVKDKRLLATGYNGVPSGVTHCEVTGCLREKLNVPSGQRHELCRGLHAEQNAIIQAAFHGVSIRDSVLYCTNLPCIICAKMLINAGVRRIVYQEGYADELTGEMLREVGMELVLHKEGPR, from the coding sequence ATGAAGACCGCCCCGCGAGTCCGCCCCGACTGGGACACCTACTTCATGGACATGGCGAAGCTGGCCTCCCGCCGCTCCTCCTGCCTCCGGAGAGCGGTCGGCGCCGTCATCGTGAAGGACAAGCGGCTGCTGGCCACGGGCTATAACGGAGTTCCCTCGGGCGTGACGCACTGCGAAGTGACGGGGTGCCTTCGGGAAAAGCTCAACGTACCCTCCGGGCAGCGCCACGAACTTTGCCGCGGCCTGCACGCGGAGCAGAACGCCATCATCCAGGCGGCGTTCCACGGCGTATCCATCCGCGACTCCGTCCTTTATTGCACGAATCTTCCCTGCATCATCTGCGCGAAGATGCTTATAAACGCGGGCGTCCGGCGGATCGTCTACCAGGAAGGGTACGCCGACGAACTCACCGGGGAAATGCTCCGGGAGGTCGGGATGGAGCTGGTTCTCCATAAGGAGGGACCGAGGTGA
- the fabD gene encoding ACP S-malonyltransferase: MGIGLLFPGQASQHAGMGKELFDAYPVARAVFEEASEAAGMDMAKLCFLGTEEELRLTENTQPAIFTVSVAAFRVLAEETGIQPVCAAGHSLGEYSALVAAGALPLGGAARVLRARGKYMQEAVKVGEGAMAAVIGLSREAVEAACREGSAKGVVEPANFNGGGQIVISGRAEAVAAACDAAKAAGAKRALPLPVSAPFHCSLMRPAAERLSPELSAVPQGAFAFPVVANVTAEPYPPGGAVSGMLVRQIVSPVRWEECIRRMRGMGATAFLEVGPGKVLSGLVRRIEKEAVAAAFCAPGDLGAVRDMSA, from the coding sequence ATGGGTATCGGCCTTCTGTTTCCGGGACAGGCTTCGCAGCACGCAGGAATGGGGAAGGAGCTCTTCGATGCCTATCCCGTGGCGCGTGCGGTGTTCGAGGAGGCTTCCGAAGCCGCCGGCATGGACATGGCGAAGCTCTGTTTCCTGGGGACCGAAGAGGAACTTCGACTGACCGAGAACACGCAGCCCGCGATCTTCACGGTGAGCGTCGCGGCGTTCCGCGTGCTGGCGGAGGAGACGGGGATCCAGCCCGTCTGCGCGGCCGGACATTCCCTGGGCGAATACTCGGCGCTCGTCGCGGCAGGGGCGCTCCCGCTGGGCGGCGCGGCCCGCGTTCTTCGTGCGCGTGGAAAATACATGCAGGAAGCGGTGAAAGTGGGCGAGGGGGCGATGGCCGCCGTTATCGGCCTTTCCCGCGAGGCGGTGGAAGCGGCCTGCCGGGAAGGCTCGGCCAAGGGAGTCGTGGAGCCGGCGAATTTCAACGGTGGCGGCCAGATAGTTATCTCAGGAAGAGCGGAAGCTGTGGCCGCCGCCTGCGACGCGGCGAAGGCCGCGGGGGCCAAGCGGGCGCTTCCCCTTCCCGTAAGCGCCCCGTTCCACTGTTCGTTGATGCGCCCTGCCGCGGAACGCCTGTCCCCCGAGCTTTCCGCCGTCCCGCAGGGAGCATTCGCTTTTCCGGTCGTCGCGAACGTCACGGCGGAGCCCTATCCGCCGGGCGGTGCGGTTTCCGGAATGTTGGTGAGGCAGATAGTCTCGCCCGTACGCTGGGAAGAGTGCATCCGGCGGATGCGGGGGATGGGAGCAACGGCGTTCCTCGAGGTGGGGCCGGGAAAAGTTCTTTCCGGCCTGGTCCGGCGTATAGAGAAGGAGGCCGTTGCTGCGGCGTTCTGCGCACCGGGAGACCTCGGCGCCGTCCGCGACATGTCCGCTTGA
- the fabF gene encoding beta-ketoacyl-ACP synthase II gives MRRVVVTGLGAVTPLGIGVGPTWEAILAGKSGIGPITRFDTAEFQTKIAAEVKGFRPEDFIDRKEIKRMDPFIHIAMAAAHLAMEDSGLAIGEELAPRVGVFVGSGLGGLSTLEHYHKAYLEGGARKISPFFIPMLISNLAPGHIAMKYGAKGPNITTTTACAASSHAVGEALETIRRGVCDAVIAGGAEATITPMGLGGFCAMKALSTRNDAPAEASRPFDKERDGFVMGEGAAILILEELEAAKKRGAKIYAELRGYGASADAYHVTAPAPGGEGAVRCMQAALANAGVRPEEIEYINAHGTSTPYNDLYETMAIKAVFGGHARNLMVSSTKSMTGHLLGAAGAIESVFSVLALRDGAVPPTINYRTADPECDLDYVPNEARSRSIRYALSNSFGFGGTNSCLLFGRFEG, from the coding sequence ATGCGAAGAGTCGTGGTAACTGGTCTGGGGGCGGTTACGCCGCTGGGAATAGGCGTAGGACCTACGTGGGAAGCGATCCTCGCGGGGAAATCGGGCATCGGCCCGATCACGAGGTTCGACACGGCCGAGTTCCAGACGAAGATCGCGGCTGAGGTCAAGGGGTTCCGCCCCGAAGACTTCATCGACAGGAAGGAAATAAAGCGGATGGACCCGTTCATCCACATCGCGATGGCGGCGGCGCACCTCGCGATGGAGGATTCGGGCCTTGCGATCGGCGAGGAGCTTGCGCCGCGCGTTGGAGTGTTCGTCGGCAGCGGGCTCGGCGGGCTTTCCACGCTCGAGCATTACCACAAGGCCTATCTCGAAGGCGGCGCGCGCAAGATCAGCCCCTTCTTCATTCCCATGCTCATCTCGAACCTGGCCCCGGGGCACATCGCGATGAAGTACGGAGCCAAGGGGCCGAACATCACCACTACCACCGCCTGCGCGGCCTCCAGCCACGCAGTCGGGGAAGCGCTCGAGACGATCCGGCGGGGCGTGTGCGACGCCGTCATAGCCGGCGGCGCCGAAGCTACCATTACGCCGATGGGGCTCGGAGGATTCTGCGCAATGAAGGCGCTCTCCACGCGGAACGATGCGCCGGCTGAAGCGTCCCGTCCGTTCGACAAGGAGCGCGACGGGTTCGTGATGGGGGAGGGCGCGGCCATCCTGATCCTGGAGGAGCTCGAGGCCGCCAAAAAACGCGGAGCGAAAATATACGCGGAGCTGCGCGGTTACGGCGCATCGGCCGACGCCTACCATGTGACGGCCCCCGCCCCGGGGGGAGAAGGAGCGGTCCGTTGCATGCAGGCGGCGCTTGCGAACGCGGGCGTCAGGCCGGAGGAGATCGAATACATCAACGCGCACGGCACTTCCACGCCGTACAACGATCTCTACGAAACCATGGCGATCAAGGCCGTATTCGGAGGCCACGCAAGGAATCTCATGGTCAGCTCTACCAAGTCGATGACCGGACACCTCCTCGGGGCCGCGGGAGCGATAGAGAGCGTCTTCTCCGTCCTCGCGCTCCGGGACGGAGCCGTTCCTCCGACGATAAATTACAGGACGGCGGACCCGGAATGCGACCTGGATTACGTGCCGAACGAGGCTCGCAGTCGATCGATTCGATATGCGCTGTCGAACTCCTTCGGGTTCGGGGGAACGAACTCGTGCCTGCTGTTCGGGCGTTTCGAGGGGTAG
- the acpP gene encoding acyl carrier protein, producing the protein MSVDKKVREIVAEQLGKDVNEVTANASFIDDLGADSLDIVELVMKMEEEFGIEIPDEEAEKIKTVNDVVEYIKAHAK; encoded by the coding sequence ATGTCGGTCGACAAAAAAGTAAGGGAAATCGTGGCGGAGCAGCTTGGGAAGGACGTAAACGAGGTTACCGCCAACGCGTCGTTCATCGACGACCTGGGGGCCGATTCCCTCGATATCGTCGAGCTGGTCATGAAGATGGAGGAAGAGTTCGGGATAGAGATCCCTGACGAGGAAGCCGAGAAGATCAAGACGGTGAACGACGTCGTGGAGTATATCAAGGCCCACGCGAAATAA
- a CDS encoding serine hydroxymethyltransferase: MADLRTVDPEIYEVIRRETERQAYGLELIPSENFVSDAVLEATGSVLTNKYAEGYPGKRYYGGCEFVDQAENLAIERAKKIFGAEHANVQPHSGSQANMAVYLAVMNPGDTMLGMNLSHGGHLTHGSPVNFSGRLFNVVPYGVREDTETIDFDQVRDLALKHKPKMIVIGASAYPRTIDFAEFRKIADETGAMLMADIAHIAGLVATGLHPNPVPHCEFVTTTTHKTLRGPRAGIILCREELAKKLNSSIFPGIQGGPLMHVIAAKAVALKEAMTPEFREYQAQIVRNAKAMADAIAARGFRLVSGGTDNHLFLVNLKDTQMTGKEAQEALDRVAITVNKNTVPFETRSPFVTSGIRGGTPAITTRGMKEREMQKIGILIADVLDAPNDPSVQKRVTASVRDICEAFPLYRNHLEAYARS, from the coding sequence ATGGCCGACCTTAGAACGGTGGATCCCGAGATATACGAGGTCATACGGCGCGAGACGGAACGGCAGGCCTACGGGTTGGAGCTGATCCCATCCGAGAACTTCGTAAGCGATGCGGTCCTGGAAGCGACGGGTTCGGTGCTGACGAACAAGTACGCGGAAGGGTACCCGGGGAAGCGGTATTACGGCGGATGCGAGTTCGTGGACCAGGCCGAGAACCTCGCGATCGAGCGGGCCAAGAAGATCTTCGGCGCGGAGCACGCCAACGTGCAGCCGCACTCCGGCTCCCAGGCGAACATGGCGGTGTACCTCGCGGTGATGAACCCGGGCGACACGATGCTGGGAATGAACCTGTCCCACGGCGGGCACCTGACGCACGGCAGCCCTGTGAACTTTTCGGGGCGCCTGTTCAACGTCGTTCCCTACGGCGTCCGCGAGGACACGGAGACGATAGATTTCGACCAGGTGCGCGACCTGGCCTTGAAGCACAAGCCGAAGATGATAGTGATCGGCGCGTCCGCCTATCCGAGGACGATCGATTTCGCCGAATTCCGGAAGATCGCCGATGAAACGGGCGCGATGCTGATGGCCGATATTGCGCACATCGCGGGACTCGTCGCCACGGGCTTGCACCCGAACCCGGTGCCCCATTGCGAGTTCGTAACGACGACGACGCACAAGACGCTTCGCGGCCCGCGCGCGGGGATCATCCTGTGCCGGGAAGAGCTGGCGAAGAAGCTGAATTCGTCGATCTTTCCGGGCATCCAGGGCGGTCCGCTCATGCACGTGATCGCCGCGAAAGCGGTGGCGCTGAAGGAAGCGATGACTCCGGAGTTCCGGGAGTACCAGGCGCAGATCGTGCGGAACGCGAAGGCGATGGCGGATGCGATCGCCGCGCGGGGCTTCCGGCTCGTTTCCGGCGGGACGGACAACCACCTGTTCCTCGTGAACCTGAAGGACACCCAGATGACCGGGAAAGAGGCGCAGGAAGCGCTCGACCGTGTCGCGATCACCGTCAACAAGAACACCGTCCCGTTCGAGACGCGCAGCCCCTTCGTGACGAGCGGTATCCGCGGGGGAACGCCCGCGATCACGACGCGCGGTATGAAGGAGCGCGAAATGCAGAAGATCGGGATCCTGATAGCGGACGTGCTCGACGCCCCGAACGACCCGTCGGTGCAGAAGCGCGTCACCGCATCGGTTCGCGATATCTGCGAAGCGTTCCCCCTCTACCGCAACCACCTGGAGGCGTACGCGAGAAGCTGA
- the rpiB gene encoding ribose 5-phosphate isomerase B encodes MKTGKRTLAIASDHAGIEMKRRLLHALEQWGYAVEDLGPGTPDSVDYPDYAEAVALRVSSGQAATGVLVCGTGVGMSIAANKFPGVRAALLYDDFTARYARLHNDANVAVFGARTMAEEAAVARLGVFLAEPFEKGRHAKRVEKIGRIEKRLGLSLQA; translated from the coding sequence ATGAAAACCGGGAAACGGACGCTGGCGATAGCCTCCGACCACGCCGGGATCGAAATGAAACGGCGGCTCCTGCACGCGCTGGAACAGTGGGGATACGCCGTCGAAGACCTCGGACCCGGCACGCCCGACTCCGTGGACTATCCGGATTACGCCGAGGCGGTCGCGTTGCGCGTCTCCAGCGGGCAGGCGGCCACGGGGGTCCTGGTCTGCGGAACGGGCGTCGGCATGTCGATCGCGGCGAACAAGTTTCCCGGCGTCCGGGCGGCGCTGCTGTATGACGATTTCACCGCGCGTTATGCGCGCCTGCACAACGACGCCAACGTGGCGGTCTTCGGAGCGCGGACGATGGCGGAAGAGGCCGCGGTCGCGCGCCTCGGGGTGTTCCTCGCGGAGCCTTTCGAGAAGGGGAGGCACGCGAAGAGGGTGGAAAAGATAGGGCGCATAGAAAAGCGCCTTGGCTTGAGTCTGCAGGCATAA
- the fabG gene encoding 3-oxoacyl-[acyl-carrier-protein] reductase, with product MRLAGKVALVTGSARGIGKSIVERFASEGAAVVISDVANEPAARETLAAVESAGGKGMVSMFDVGDAAQVEAAVAGILSPMGRIDILVNNAGITRDNLLLRMTEEDFDAVLRTNLKGTFLLTKTVSRLMIKQRSGRIVNMSSVVGLMGNAGQSNYSAAKAGIAGFTKSMARELGSRGITVNAIAPGFIKTAMTAGLPEAVQKAFLQQIPLGRFADPEEVADLALFLASDAAGYVTGQVIGINGGLYM from the coding sequence ATGCGGCTTGCAGGCAAGGTTGCGCTGGTCACCGGCTCGGCCCGGGGGATCGGAAAATCCATCGTGGAAAGGTTCGCTTCCGAGGGAGCGGCGGTCGTGATCTCGGACGTCGCGAACGAGCCCGCCGCGCGGGAAACCCTTGCCGCCGTCGAGTCCGCCGGGGGAAAGGGAATGGTGTCGATGTTCGACGTCGGGGACGCCGCCCAGGTAGAGGCCGCGGTGGCGGGTATTCTCTCGCCGATGGGCAGGATCGATATCCTCGTGAACAACGCGGGCATCACCCGGGACAATCTTCTCCTCCGAATGACCGAGGAGGATTTCGATGCCGTGTTGAGGACGAACCTCAAAGGGACTTTTTTGCTCACGAAGACGGTGTCCCGGCTGATGATCAAGCAGCGGAGCGGGCGGATCGTGAACATGAGTTCCGTGGTGGGACTGATGGGGAACGCGGGGCAGTCGAACTATTCTGCGGCGAAGGCGGGAATCGCAGGATTCACGAAATCGATGGCAAGGGAACTGGGCTCCCGCGGCATCACGGTTAACGCCATCGCGCCGGGTTTCATCAAGACGGCTATGACGGCGGGCCTGCCGGAGGCGGTGCAAAAGGCTTTTCTCCAGCAGATTCCGCTGGGCAGGTTCGCGGATCCGGAAGAAGTGGCGGACCTTGCGCTGTTCCTTGCGTCCGACGCGGCCGGGTACGTGACCGGGCAGGTGATCGGTATAAACGGCGGATTATACATGTGA